The sequence AGTTTTTATTTTCTTCCACAGTTTTCCACAAGTTGTGAACAAGCTAGTTTTTCAGGCTTGACAAGGGTTGAACCTATTTTTCCACACTATACACAAGACCTACTACTACTACTAATCTTATTATTAATAAATATAAAGGAGAATCCATGATTCAATTCGCTATCAATAAGACAGTTTTTCTGCAAGCATTGAATATTACCAAAAGAGCCATCAGCAGTAAAAATGCAATCCCTGTTCTTTCAACTGTAAAAATCGATGTTACAACTGACGGTATCAGCCTTACAGGTTCAAATGGTCAGATTTCAATTGAAAATTATATTTCCGTTCAAGATGAAAATGCAGGACTTTTGGTTAGCCAAACAGGCTCCATTCTTTTAGAGGCTGCCTTTTTCATCAATGTCATTTCTAGTCTTCCAGATATTGTTGTTGATTTTACTGAGATTGAACAAAAGCAAGTTGTGTTAACCAGTGGTAAATCAGAAATCACTCTGAAAGGAAAAGAAGCAGAACTCTATCCACGTTTGCAAGAAGTTCCAGCAACAACGCCTTTGGTATTGGAAACCAAGTTATTGAAACAAACTATCAATGAAACAGCCTTCGCAGCATCGACTCAAGAGAGTCGCCCAATCTTGACTGGGGTTCATTTTGTTCTTTCAAACCATACAGAATTAAAGACAGTTGCAACAGACTCCCACCGTATGAGCCAGCGTAAACTCCAACTTGAAAAAGCAGGAGATAATTTCAACGTTGTTATTCCAAGCCGTTCCCTCAGAGAATTTACCTCAGTCTTTACAGATGAAGTGGAAACTGTTGAAGTCTTCTTCTCTAACAACCAACTCTTGTTCAGAAGCGATCATATCAGCTTCTATACACGTTTGCTTGAAGGAACCTACCCTGATACTGACCGGTTGATTCCAGCAGAATTTAATACCAGCGCAGTATTTGACACCGCAAATCTCCGACATGCAATGGAGCGTGCCCGTCTCTTGTCAAATGCAACACAAAATGGAACAGTGAAGTTGGAAATCAAAGACGGTAGCGTAACAGCTCACGTTCACTCACCTGAAGTCGGAAAGGTAAATGAAGAATTGGATGCCCTAGAAGTGACTGGGCAGGATCTTGTCATTAGTTTCAACCCAAGTTACTTGATCGATTCATTGAAAGCTGTTGCTAGCGAGCAGGTAAAAGTTAGCTTCATTTCTCCGGTCCGTCCGTTCACAGTTGTGCCAAATAAAGAAGACGAATCCTTTATTCAATTGATTACGCCAGTTCGGACCAACTAAAATCCTAAAAACGTTCTTCTAAGGACGTTTTTTTATGTTATACTAGAAAAAAATCTTAAAAAAGAGTATTGTATGAAGCTATTTATTTTAGCCAATCCTCAGGCAGGGAGTCAGGGAGCACAGTCGCTTATCCAAGAGATAAGTGATACTTATCCACAGCTAGTCCCTACTATTTTTTTGACCATGGGAGTGGATGATGAGTACAGTCAGATTCAGGCTATCTTGGCGGAGTTCGAACCAGACCAGGATGCTTTGTTGATTTTGGGAGGAGATGGAACCCTATCAAAAGCCTTAACGGCCCTGCCAGAGAACATCCCTTTTGCCTATTTTCCTACAGGATCTGGAAATGATTTTGCTCGTGCCCTTGCTATCAAAGATATCCGTCAAGTGATGGAGGCACTGATAGAAAAGCGCACAACCCCTATCACAGTTCTCCAATCGAATTTTGGAGTTGTCGTCAATAGTCTGGATCTAGGATTTGCTGCCCAGGTTATCTCCTATTCAGAAGGATCGAGGACCAAAAGATGGTTAAAGACAGTTGGTTTAGGGAAACTAGCCTATCTCTTGTTTGGTTTAAGAAGTTTATTTGGTCAATCCCCTCTGTCAGTCCAAGTGGAGTTGGACGGGGAGCAGATGCGTTTAGACCGCCTATTCTTTCTATCTTTAGCCAACAATCCCTATTTTGGAGGGGGAATCATGATTTGGCCGGACGCCAGTCCTTTTCAAGCTCAGTTGCACCTGGTCTGGTTTGCTACTGGTTCTCTCTTTTATCGAATAACGGCGCTATTGGAAATGATTTTTCATCGTCATAAATCGTCTAAGATTATCCAACACTGCATGGCCAAGGAAGTCACTGTCATAGCAGATGAAGTAATAGCCATCCAAATAGATGGTGAGGTAGTAGAAGCTAGAGAGATTGTTTTAAACTGTCAAGAACGAAGGATGTATCGATAAGGAGAAAGTATGTATCAATTAGGATCATTTGTCGAAATGAAGAAGCCTCATGCCTGTGTCATCAAATCGACCGGCAAGAAAGCAAATAAGTGGGAGGTTGTTCGTCTAGGAGCGGATATCAAAATCCGTTGTACCAACTGTGACCATGTAGTCATGATGAGTCGGCATGATTTTGAACGAAAAATGAAACAAGTGCTGCCGATTGAAGCCTAGTTGGCAGTTTGCAACTGCTGGTTGCGAAATTTTCCTAACAAGTGCTAGTCAACTGTTCCTTTCTAAACTATAATAGACTTAGAAAAAAGAGGAGGAAATGATCATGAATCAGTTAGCACAGCAAATTCGAGTTTTACGAACAGCCAAGAACCTATCCCAAGATGAGTTGGCAGAGAAACTCTATATTTCCCGTCAGGCTTTTCCAAGTGGGAAAATGGTGAAGCAACGCCAGACATTGACAAACTGATCCAGCTGGCAAAAATCTTTGGTGTCAGTCTGGATTATCTGGTTTTAGGAAAAGAACCTGAGAAGGAAATTGTGGTGGAACAACGAGGAAAAATGAATGTTTGGGAATACTTGAACGAAGAATCCAAACGACCTCTTACAAGAGGAGATATTATCTCTCTCATTTTTGTTGCAGTTGTTGTTTTAGGTTCATTTTTCATTATGCATTATTTTTAACGAAGAGACTGGGCTCAAGCCCAGCGCCACTTTTCAGAGTTTGTGTCAACATCTCAGCGCAGTGGTTGATTGGCAGATTTGTTCGTTATACTCCAAATCTGGCCTAATCAACTGTGCGGGGGTGGGAAGACGAACTCTTTTTTAGACTAGTCGAGTTCTTTCCCACTCCCTTTTTCTCTACTTTTCTGCTATAATAGTCATGATTGAATTTTTAATTGGAGAGTAAAAAACATGGCTTTAACAGCAGGAATCGTCGGTTTGCCAAACGTTGGTAAATCAACCCTATTTAACGCGATTACAAAGGCAGGAGCAGAGGCTGCCAACTACCCTTTCGCGACCATTGATCCAAACGTCGGCATGGTAGAAGTGCCTGATGAGCGTTTGCAGAAGTTGACAGAACTCATCACTCCTAAAAAGACAGTGCCAACGACCTTTGAATTTACCGATATTGCTGGTATCGTAAAAGGTGCCTCTAAAGGTGAAGGGCTTGGAAATAAATTCTTGGCCAATATCCGCGAAGTTGATGCAATTGTCCACGTGGTGCGTGCCTTTGATGATGAAAATGTCATGCGTGAACAAGGCCGTGAAGATGCCTTTGTTGATCCTATCGCAGATATTGATACTATTAACCTAGAATTGATTTTGGCGGACCTAGAGAGCATCAACAAGCGTTATGCGCGTGTAGAAAAAATGGCCCGTACACAAAAAGACAAGGATTCTGTCGCAGAATTTGCAGTCCTTGAAAAAATCAAACCTGTCTTGGAAGATGGAAAATCTGCTCGTACAGTTGACTTCACAGATGAAGAACAAAAAATCGTTAAGCAACTCTTCCTCTTGACCACCAAGCCAGTCCTCTATGTTGCCAACGTCGATGAAGACAAGGTAGCAGATCCTGAGTCTATCAGTTATGTTCAGCAAATCCGTGACTTTGCAGCAACAGAAAATGCAGAAGTGGTGGTGATTTCT is a genomic window of Streptococcus sp. 29896 containing:
- the dnaN gene encoding DNA polymerase III subunit beta, which gives rise to MIQFAINKTVFLQALNITKRAISSKNAIPVLSTVKIDVTTDGISLTGSNGQISIENYISVQDENAGLLVSQTGSILLEAAFFINVISSLPDIVVDFTEIEQKQVVLTSGKSEITLKGKEAELYPRLQEVPATTPLVLETKLLKQTINETAFAASTQESRPILTGVHFVLSNHTELKTVATDSHRMSQRKLQLEKAGDNFNVVIPSRSLREFTSVFTDEVETVEVFFSNNQLLFRSDHISFYTRLLEGTYPDTDRLIPAEFNTSAVFDTANLRHAMERARLLSNATQNGTVKLEIKDGSVTAHVHSPEVGKVNEELDALEVTGQDLVISFNPSYLIDSLKAVASEQVKVSFISPVRPFTVVPNKEDESFIQLITPVRTN
- a CDS encoding DUF951 domain-containing protein translates to MYQLGSFVEMKKPHACVIKSTGKKANKWEVVRLGADIKIRCTNCDHVVMMSRHDFERKMKQVLPIEA
- a CDS encoding diacylglycerol/lipid kinase family protein; protein product: MKLFILANPQAGSQGAQSLIQEISDTYPQLVPTIFLTMGVDDEYSQIQAILAEFEPDQDALLILGGDGTLSKALTALPENIPFAYFPTGSGNDFARALAIKDIRQVMEALIEKRTTPITVLQSNFGVVVNSLDLGFAAQVISYSEGSRTKRWLKTVGLGKLAYLLFGLRSLFGQSPLSVQVELDGEQMRLDRLFFLSLANNPYFGGGIMIWPDASPFQAQLHLVWFATGSLFYRITALLEMIFHRHKSSKIIQHCMAKEVTVIADEVIAIQIDGEVVEAREIVLNCQERRMYR
- the ychF gene encoding redox-regulated ATPase YchF, whose product is MALTAGIVGLPNVGKSTLFNAITKAGAEAANYPFATIDPNVGMVEVPDERLQKLTELITPKKTVPTTFEFTDIAGIVKGASKGEGLGNKFLANIREVDAIVHVVRAFDDENVMREQGREDAFVDPIADIDTINLELILADLESINKRYARVEKMARTQKDKDSVAEFAVLEKIKPVLEDGKSARTVDFTDEEQKIVKQLFLLTTKPVLYVANVDEDKVADPESISYVQQIRDFAATENAEVVVISARAEEEISELDDEDKGEFLEALGLTESGVDKLTRAAYHLLGLGTYFTAGEKEVRAWTFKRGMKAPQCAGIIHSDFEKGFIRAVTMSYDDLIQYGSEKAVKEAGRLREEGKEYVVQDGDIMEFRFNV